Proteins encoded in a region of the Mycobacterium branderi genome:
- a CDS encoding FAD-containing oxidoreductase produces the protein MTTHFDAIIVGAGQAGPPLAGRLTAAGQRVAVVERKLIGGTCVNTGCIPTKTLVASAHAAHLARRGADYGVGTGSISVDMAKVKARKDDIMLKDRKGVEDWLAGMQGCTVVRGHACFTDPHTLRVGDQLLHADRIFLNLGGRAVVPDIAGLSDVDFLTNTSILDLDVLPDHLVIIGGSYIALEFAQMYRRFGAAVTVVEKGPRLASREDDDVSAAIRTILENEGIDVVVNADGIRITKQGNGFDVTPRNGAKPIAGSHLLVAVGRRPNTDDIGLEHAGVQTDARGYITVDDGLKTNVDHIWAMGDCNGKGAFTHTSYNDFEIVAANLLDGDPRRVSDRIATYALYIDPPLGRAGMTVEQVRASGRPALLGQRPMTRVGRAVEKGETQGFMKVVVDADTKQILGAAILGVGGDEIIHAILDVMSARAPYTTLSRTMHIHPTVSELIPTMLQEMSPLQ, from the coding sequence GTGACAACCCATTTCGATGCGATCATAGTAGGCGCCGGTCAGGCCGGACCGCCGCTGGCCGGCCGGCTGACCGCCGCGGGACAGCGCGTCGCGGTCGTCGAGCGCAAGCTGATCGGCGGCACCTGCGTCAACACCGGCTGCATCCCCACCAAGACGTTGGTGGCCAGCGCGCACGCGGCCCACCTCGCGCGTCGCGGTGCCGACTACGGCGTCGGCACCGGATCGATCAGCGTGGACATGGCAAAAGTCAAGGCGCGCAAAGACGACATCATGCTCAAGGACCGCAAGGGCGTCGAGGACTGGCTGGCCGGCATGCAGGGCTGCACGGTTGTCCGCGGCCATGCCTGCTTCACCGACCCGCACACACTGCGAGTCGGCGACCAACTCCTGCACGCCGACCGCATCTTTCTCAACCTCGGTGGCCGCGCCGTCGTCCCGGACATCGCCGGGCTTTCCGACGTCGACTTCCTCACCAACACCTCGATCCTCGACCTCGATGTGCTGCCCGACCACCTGGTGATCATCGGCGGCAGCTACATTGCGCTCGAATTCGCCCAGATGTACCGCCGGTTCGGCGCCGCGGTGACGGTCGTCGAGAAGGGGCCGCGGTTGGCCTCCCGCGAGGACGACGACGTCTCGGCCGCAATCCGGACGATTCTGGAGAACGAAGGCATCGACGTCGTCGTCAATGCCGACGGCATCCGAATAACCAAACAGGGCAATGGGTTTGACGTGACGCCGCGAAACGGCGCGAAACCGATCGCCGGTAGCCATCTACTGGTCGCGGTGGGGCGCCGACCCAACACCGACGACATCGGACTCGAGCATGCCGGCGTGCAGACCGACGCCCGCGGATACATCACCGTCGACGACGGGCTCAAGACCAATGTGGATCACATCTGGGCGATGGGCGACTGTAACGGCAAGGGCGCGTTCACCCACACCTCCTACAACGATTTCGAGATCGTCGCGGCCAACCTGCTCGACGGCGACCCGCGACGGGTCAGTGACCGCATCGCCACCTACGCGCTCTACATCGACCCACCCTTGGGACGCGCCGGCATGACGGTCGAGCAGGTGCGCGCCTCGGGCCGCCCAGCGCTGCTCGGCCAGCGGCCGATGACCAGAGTCGGGCGGGCGGTGGAAAAGGGTGAGACACAAGGCTTTATGAAAGTCGTCGTCGACGCCGACACGAAACAGATTCTGGGAGCGGCCATCCTCGGCGTTGGCGGCGACGAGATCATCCACGCCATCCTCGATGTGATGTCCGCCAGGGCGCCCTACACCACGCTGTCGCGCACCATGCACATCCACCCCACGGTCAGCGAGCTGATACCCACGATGCTGCAGGAGATGTCGCCGCTGCAGTGA
- a CDS encoding DUF4126 family protein, with protein sequence MTHFLVLLLALLIGVVAGLRSLTAPAVVAWAALLDWINMDGTWASWVGHPVTVAVLSVLAILELVADKHPKTPSRTAAIGFIARIVLGAFAGAVIGTAWGYTWSALGTGAVGAVLGTLGGYEARTRLATAHGHDLPVALLEDAVAVLGGFAIAVTTAVL encoded by the coding sequence GTGACGCATTTCCTTGTCCTGCTGCTCGCTCTGCTGATCGGCGTCGTCGCCGGCTTGCGCTCGCTGACGGCCCCCGCCGTAGTCGCGTGGGCGGCGCTGCTGGACTGGATCAACATGGACGGCACGTGGGCCTCCTGGGTCGGGCACCCGGTGACGGTCGCGGTGCTGAGCGTTCTGGCGATCCTCGAATTGGTGGCCGACAAGCATCCCAAGACACCGAGTCGCACGGCCGCGATCGGGTTCATCGCGCGGATCGTCTTGGGCGCGTTCGCCGGTGCGGTCATCGGCACCGCATGGGGCTACACCTGGAGCGCGCTCGGCACCGGCGCCGTCGGCGCCGTCCTGGGCACTCTCGGTGGCTACGAGGCCCGCACCCGGCTGGCCACCGCCCACGGCCACGACCTGCCCGTCGCGCTGCTCGAAGACGCGGTTGCGGTGCTCGGCGGATTCGCCATCGCCGTGACGACAGCTGTGCTGTGA
- a CDS encoding ubiquitin-like protein Pup yields MAQEQTKRGGGGGDDDDLTASTAAGQERREKLTEETDDLLDEIDDVLEENAEDFVRAYVQKGGQ; encoded by the coding sequence ATGGCTCAGGAGCAGACCAAGCGCGGCGGTGGCGGCGGCGACGATGACGACCTGACCGCCAGCACAGCCGCGGGCCAGGAGCGTCGCGAGAAGCTCACCGAGGAAACCGACGACCTGCTCGACGAGATCGACGACGTTCTGGAAGAGAACGCCGAGGACTTCGTCCGCGCGTACGTCCAAAAGGGCGGCCAGTGA
- the arc gene encoding proteasome ATPase: MGESEREAFGVPREHDLSSDDAAELEELRREASILREQLETAVGPQSAARNARDVHQLEARIDSLAARNSKLMETLKEARQQLLALREEVDRLGQPPSGYGVLLATHDDDTVDVFTSGRKMRLTCSPNIDVDSLKKGQTVRLNEALTVVEAGTYESVGEISTLREILADGHRALVVGHADEERIVWLAEPLVAADLPEGIPDALNDDTRPRKLRPGDSLLVDTKAGYAFERIPKAEVEDLVLEEVPDVSYEDIGGLTRQIEQIRDAVELPFLHKELYKEYALRPPKGVLLYGPPGCGKTLIAKAVANSLAKKMAEVRGDDAREAKSYFLNIKGPELLNKFVGETERHIRLIFQRAREKASEGTPVIVFFDEMDSIFRTRGTGVSSDVETTVVPQLLSEIDGVEGLENVIVIGASNREDMIDPAILRPGRLDVKIKIERPDAEAAQDIFSKYLTEELPVHADDLAEFGGDRSACIKAMIEKVVDRMYAEIDDNRFLEVTYANGDKEVMYFKDFNSGAMIQNVVDRAKKNAIKSVLETGQPGLRIQHLLDSIVDEFAENEDLPNTTNPDDWARISGKKGERIVYIRTLVTGKSSSASRAIDTESNLGQYL; encoded by the coding sequence ATGGGTGAGTCAGAGCGTGAAGCGTTCGGAGTCCCTCGCGAACACGACTTGTCCAGCGACGATGCGGCCGAGCTGGAGGAGTTGCGGCGCGAGGCCTCGATACTGCGCGAGCAGCTGGAGACCGCTGTAGGCCCGCAGAGTGCTGCGCGCAACGCCCGCGATGTGCACCAGCTCGAGGCACGCATCGACTCCCTTGCGGCGCGTAATTCCAAGCTGATGGAAACCCTCAAGGAAGCGCGCCAGCAGCTGTTGGCGCTGCGCGAGGAGGTGGACCGGCTGGGGCAGCCGCCGAGCGGGTACGGCGTGCTGTTGGCCACCCACGACGACGACACCGTCGACGTGTTCACCTCGGGCCGCAAGATGCGGTTGACGTGCTCGCCGAACATCGACGTCGACTCGCTGAAGAAGGGCCAGACGGTTCGGCTCAACGAGGCTTTAACTGTCGTCGAGGCCGGCACCTATGAGTCGGTCGGCGAGATCTCGACGTTGCGGGAGATCCTCGCCGACGGCCACCGGGCGCTGGTGGTCGGGCACGCCGACGAGGAACGCATCGTCTGGCTCGCCGAGCCGTTGGTGGCCGCCGACCTGCCCGAGGGCATCCCCGATGCCCTCAACGACGACACCCGGCCGCGCAAGCTGCGGCCCGGCGACTCGCTGCTGGTGGACACCAAGGCCGGGTATGCGTTCGAGCGCATCCCCAAGGCCGAGGTCGAGGATCTGGTGCTCGAGGAAGTGCCGGACGTCAGCTACGAGGACATCGGTGGCCTGACGCGTCAGATCGAGCAGATCCGTGACGCGGTGGAGTTGCCGTTCCTGCACAAGGAGCTCTACAAGGAGTACGCGCTGCGCCCGCCCAAGGGTGTGCTGCTCTACGGCCCGCCCGGCTGCGGTAAAACGTTGATCGCCAAGGCGGTTGCCAACTCGCTGGCCAAGAAGATGGCCGAGGTCCGCGGAGACGACGCGCGCGAGGCGAAGTCCTACTTCCTCAACATCAAGGGCCCCGAGCTGCTGAACAAGTTCGTCGGGGAGACCGAGCGGCACATCCGGCTGATCTTCCAGCGGGCCCGCGAGAAGGCGTCCGAGGGCACCCCGGTGATCGTGTTCTTCGACGAGATGGACTCGATCTTCCGCACCCGCGGCACCGGTGTCTCCTCCGACGTCGAGACGACGGTGGTTCCCCAGTTGCTGTCCGAAATCGACGGCGTGGAGGGCCTGGAGAACGTCATCGTGATCGGCGCGTCGAACCGTGAGGACATGATCGACCCGGCGATCCTGCGGCCCGGCCGCCTGGACGTCAAGATCAAGATCGAGCGGCCGGATGCCGAAGCGGCGCAGGACATCTTCTCCAAGTACCTCACCGAAGAGCTGCCGGTGCACGCCGACGATCTCGCCGAGTTCGGCGGCGACCGCTCGGCATGCATCAAGGCGATGATCGAAAAGGTCGTCGACCGGATGTACGCCGAGATCGACGACAACCGGTTCCTGGAGGTCACCTACGCCAACGGGGACAAAGAAGTCATGTACTTCAAGGACTTCAACTCCGGGGCCATGATCCAGAATGTCGTCGACCGGGCGAAGAAGAACGCGATCAAGTCGGTGCTGGAAACGGGCCAACCCGGTCTGCGCATTCAGCATCTGCTGGATTCGATCGTCGACGAGTTCGCCGAGAACGAGGACCTGCCCAACACCACCAATCCCGATGACTGGGCACGGATCTCGGGCAAGAAGGGGGAGCGGATCGTCTACATCCGCACCCTGGTCACTGGCAAGAGCAGCAGCGCCAGCAGGGCAATCGACACCGAATCCAACCTCGGTCAGTACCTGTAG
- the prcA gene encoding proteasome subunit alpha, with protein MSFPYFISPEQAMRERSELARKGIARGRSVVALAYAGGVLFVAENPSRSLQKISELYDRVGFAAAGKFNEFDNLRRGGIQFADTRGYAYDRRDVTGRQLANVYAQTLGTIFTEQAKPYEVELCVAEVAHYGETKPPELYRITYDGSINDEPHFVVMGGTTEPIANALKDSYAENADLADAVRIAVNALRAGSSNGGDQPSLGVSMLEVAILDANRPRRAFRRITGSALEALLPKPGASSGKSGSGKSKTDG; from the coding sequence GTGAGCTTTCCGTACTTCATCTCGCCCGAGCAGGCGATGCGCGAACGCAGCGAGCTCGCGCGCAAGGGCATCGCCCGGGGTCGCAGCGTGGTGGCGCTGGCCTACGCCGGCGGCGTGCTGTTCGTCGCGGAGAACCCGTCGCGGTCGCTTCAGAAGATCAGCGAGCTCTACGACCGGGTTGGGTTCGCCGCCGCGGGCAAGTTCAACGAGTTCGACAACTTGCGCCGCGGCGGAATCCAATTCGCCGACACCCGCGGCTACGCCTACGACCGCCGCGACGTCACGGGCCGCCAGCTGGCCAACGTTTACGCGCAGACGCTGGGCACCATCTTCACCGAGCAGGCCAAGCCCTACGAGGTCGAGCTGTGCGTGGCCGAGGTCGCCCATTACGGCGAGACCAAACCCCCTGAGCTGTATCGGATCACCTACGACGGGTCGATCAACGACGAGCCGCATTTCGTGGTGATGGGCGGCACCACGGAGCCGATCGCCAACGCGCTCAAGGACTCCTACGCCGAGAACGCCGACCTGGCCGACGCCGTGCGGATCGCGGTGAATGCGCTGCGGGCGGGCAGCAGCAACGGCGGCGACCAGCCCAGCCTCGGGGTGTCCATGCTGGAGGTGGCCATTTTGGACGCGAACCGGCCGCGGCGCGCGTTCCGCCGGATCACGGGGTCGGCGCTGGAGGCGCTGCTGCCCAAACCCGGTGCGTCCTCGGGCAAGTCGGGTTCGGGCAAGTCGAAGACGGACGGTTAG
- the dop gene encoding pup deamidase/depupylase: MQRIIGTEVEYGISSPSDPTANPILTSTQAVLAYAAAAGIQRAKRTRWDYEVESPLRDARGFDLSRSAGPPPVVDADEVGAANMILTNGARLYVDHAHPEYSAPECTDPLDAVIWDKAGERVMEAAARHVASVPGAAKLQLYKNNVDGKGASYGSHENYLMSRQTPFSAVIAGLTPFLVSRQVVTGSGRVGIGPAGDEPGFQLSQRADYIEVEVGLETTLKRGIINTRDEPHADADRYRRLHVIIGDANLAETSTYLKLGTTALVLDLIEEGIDLTDLALARPVHAVHAISRDPSLRIAVALADGRELTALALQRVYLDRVAKLVDTRDPDPRANDIVETWAHVLDLLERDPMECADLLDWPAKLRILEGFRHRENLSWSAPRLHLVDLQYSDVRLDKGLYNRLVARGSMKRLVTEQQVLNAVDNPPTDTRAYFRGECLRRFGADIAAASWDSVIFDLGGDSLVRIPTLEPLRGSKAHVGALLDSVDSAAELVEQLTT, encoded by the coding sequence ATGCAACGGATCATCGGGACCGAGGTCGAGTACGGCATCTCGTCGCCGTCGGACCCGACCGCGAACCCGATCCTCACCTCGACGCAGGCGGTGCTGGCCTATGCCGCCGCCGCGGGGATTCAGCGCGCCAAGCGCACGCGCTGGGACTACGAGGTGGAGTCGCCGCTGCGCGACGCGCGCGGCTTCGACCTGAGCCGTTCGGCCGGCCCGCCGCCGGTGGTCGACGCCGACGAGGTGGGCGCGGCCAACATGATCTTGACCAATGGCGCGCGGCTCTACGTCGATCACGCCCACCCGGAATACTCGGCGCCCGAGTGCACCGACCCGCTCGACGCGGTGATCTGGGACAAGGCCGGCGAGCGGGTGATGGAAGCCGCCGCGCGACACGTCGCCAGCGTGCCCGGGGCCGCCAAGCTGCAGCTGTACAAGAACAACGTCGACGGCAAGGGCGCCTCCTACGGCTCGCACGAGAACTACCTGATGAGCCGCCAGACCCCGTTCTCGGCGGTCATCGCCGGGCTGACGCCGTTTCTGGTGTCCCGCCAGGTGGTCACCGGCTCCGGGCGGGTCGGTATCGGGCCCGCCGGCGACGAGCCGGGCTTTCAGCTGTCCCAGCGCGCCGACTACATCGAGGTCGAGGTCGGGCTGGAGACCACGCTCAAGCGCGGCATCATCAACACCCGCGACGAGCCCCACGCCGACGCCGACCGGTACCGCCGGCTGCACGTGATCATCGGCGACGCCAACCTCGCCGAGACGTCGACGTACCTGAAGCTGGGCACCACCGCGCTGGTCCTCGATTTGATCGAGGAAGGTATCGACTTGACCGACCTGGCGCTCGCGCGACCGGTGCACGCCGTGCACGCGATCAGCCGCGACCCGTCGCTGCGCATCGCCGTGGCGCTGGCCGACGGCCGGGAGCTGACCGCCCTTGCGCTGCAACGGGTTTACCTGGACCGGGTGGCCAAGCTGGTCGACACCCGCGACCCCGATCCCCGCGCCAACGACATCGTGGAGACCTGGGCGCACGTGCTCGACCTGCTCGAGCGCGACCCGATGGAGTGCGCCGACCTGCTGGACTGGCCGGCCAAGCTGCGAATCCTCGAAGGCTTCCGGCACCGGGAGAACCTGAGCTGGTCGGCGCCGCGGCTGCATCTGGTCGACCTGCAGTACTCCGACGTCCGGCTGGACAAGGGCCTGTACAACCGGCTGGTGGCGCGCGGCTCGATGAAGCGGCTGGTGACCGAGCAGCAGGTGCTCAACGCGGTGGACAACCCGCCGACCGACACCCGCGCCTACTTTCGCGGGGAGTGCCTGCGCCGGTTCGGCGCCGACATCGCGGCGGCCAGCTGGGACTCGGTCATTTTCGACCTCGGCGGCGACTCGCTGGTGCGCATCCCGACGCTGGAGCCGCTGCGCGGCAGCAAGGCGCACGTCGGGGCGCTGCTGGACTCGGTGGACAGCGCGGCGGAGCTGGTGGAACAACTCACCACCTGA
- a CDS encoding thioesterase family protein, which yields MIGCHYRRLGADGDVMEFDSTDFTRSNWAPELQHGSPPLALLTKAVEERLADSPLRIARLSLDILGIIPVTPVSVRAWVERPGKRISLLAAEMRAGDRPVARLSVWALATSDTADVAADRYPPIVEGPAQPQPSYWWNVGGYLKSIDWRPQPDDAAGAAVWWLRPLVHVVDTEDTTSLQNLAMVVDSANGVGAALHPERFTFMNTDTVVHLHRAPRGSDFALRARGSIGPDGIGVTTAEIFDRSGFIGTSAQTLLVQRL from the coding sequence GTGATCGGTTGCCACTACCGCCGGCTCGGAGCCGACGGCGACGTCATGGAATTCGACTCCACCGACTTCACCCGCAGCAATTGGGCGCCCGAGCTTCAGCACGGCTCACCACCGCTGGCGCTGCTGACCAAAGCCGTCGAAGAACGGCTGGCCGATTCGCCGCTTCGGATCGCGCGGTTGAGCCTCGACATCCTGGGAATCATTCCGGTGACGCCGGTGTCGGTGCGGGCGTGGGTCGAGCGGCCCGGCAAGCGAATCTCGTTGCTGGCGGCCGAAATGCGGGCCGGCGACCGCCCGGTGGCGCGGCTCAGTGTGTGGGCGCTGGCCACCAGCGACACCGCCGACGTGGCCGCCGACCGCTACCCGCCGATAGTGGAGGGCCCGGCCCAACCGCAGCCGTCGTATTGGTGGAACGTCGGCGGATACCTGAAGTCCATCGATTGGCGCCCGCAGCCCGACGACGCGGCCGGCGCGGCGGTGTGGTGGTTGCGCCCGCTAGTGCATGTGGTGGACACCGAGGACACCACTTCGTTGCAGAACCTGGCCATGGTCGTCGACTCCGCCAACGGTGTCGGCGCCGCGCTGCACCCGGAACGGTTCACGTTCATGAACACCGACACCGTCGTGCATCTGCACCGGGCGCCGCGCGGCAGCGACTTCGCGTTGCGGGCGCGCGGCTCCATCGGACCCGACGGGATCGGGGTTACCACCGCGGAGATCTTCGACCGCTCCGGATTCATCGGAACGTCAGCGCAAACACTTCTGGTGCAGCGCCTGTGA
- a CDS encoding RecB family exonuclease, whose translation MDGERSRPASKPALSPSRAADFKQCPLLYRFRAIDRLPEPPSTAQLRGSLVHAALEQLYGLPAEQRVPDTARALVGPAWEQLLAEEPTLAAQLDAPQLSELLDEARALLSGYYRLEDPTRFDPQSCEQRVEVELADGTLLRGFIDRIDVAPTGELRVVDYKTGKAPPEARALAEFKALFQMKFYAVALLRSRGVLPTRLRLVYLADGQLLDYSPDEEELLRFEKTLIAIWRAIQSAGATGDFRPRPSRLCDWCPHRAHCPVYGGTPPPYPGWPDHPDEGDADAVLHRADPAA comes from the coding sequence ATGGACGGTGAACGGTCGCGGCCGGCTTCAAAACCGGCTCTGTCGCCGTCGCGGGCGGCCGATTTCAAACAGTGCCCGCTGCTGTATCGGTTCCGCGCGATCGACCGGCTGCCGGAGCCGCCGTCCACCGCGCAACTGCGGGGTTCGCTGGTGCACGCCGCGCTCGAACAGCTTTACGGTTTGCCGGCCGAGCAGCGCGTCCCCGACACCGCCCGCGCGCTGGTGGGCCCCGCGTGGGAGCAGCTGCTGGCCGAAGAGCCCACGCTGGCCGCGCAATTGGATGCTCCGCAGTTGAGCGAACTGCTCGACGAGGCCCGGGCGTTGCTGTCCGGGTATTACCGGTTGGAGGACCCCACCCGCTTCGATCCGCAAAGCTGCGAACAGCGCGTCGAGGTCGAGCTGGCCGACGGCACGCTGCTGCGCGGGTTCATCGACCGGATCGACGTCGCACCCACCGGCGAACTGCGCGTGGTGGATTACAAGACCGGCAAGGCGCCGCCGGAAGCCCGCGCGCTAGCCGAGTTCAAGGCGCTGTTTCAGATGAAGTTCTACGCGGTGGCGCTGCTGCGCTCGCGCGGCGTGCTGCCCACCCGGCTGCGTCTGGTCTACCTGGCCGATGGCCAACTGCTGGACTACTCCCCCGACGAAGAAGAGCTGCTGCGCTTCGAGAAGACGCTGATCGCGATCTGGCGTGCGATCCAATCAGCCGGTGCCACAGGCGATTTCCGGCCCCGCCCGTCGCGGCTGTGCGACTGGTGCCCGCACCGGGCGCACTGCCCGGTTTACGGGGGAACGCCGCCGCCCTACCCGGGCTGGCCGGACCATCCCGACGAAGGCGATGCGGACGCGGTCCTGCATCGCGCGGACCCCGCGGCGTGA
- a CDS encoding DUF503 domain-containing protein, which produces MWIGWLEFDVLLGDVRSLKQKRSVIRPVIAELQRKLSVSVAETGSQELYRRAGIGVAMASADRAHTVEVLDAAERLVAAHPEFELLSVRRGLQRSDD; this is translated from the coding sequence ATGTGGATCGGCTGGCTGGAGTTCGACGTGCTGCTCGGTGACGTGCGCTCGCTGAAGCAGAAGCGGTCGGTGATCCGCCCGGTGATCGCGGAGTTGCAACGCAAGCTCAGCGTGTCGGTCGCCGAGACGGGGTCGCAGGAGCTGTACCGGCGTGCCGGAATCGGGGTGGCGATGGCGTCCGCTGACCGCGCGCATACCGTCGAGGTGCTCGACGCGGCCGAACGCCTGGTAGCCGCACATCCCGAGTTCGAACTGCTGTCGGTGCGCCGCGGGCTGCAGCGCAGCGACGACTAG
- the prcB gene encoding proteasome subunit beta: MTWPFRDRLATNSALPGIPANPVDLSSFADFLRRQAPELLPVGGAGSAEPAAGNQLPHGTTIVALKYPGGVVIAGDRRSTQGNMIAGRDVQKVYITDDYTATGIAGTAAIAVEFARLYAVELEHYEKLEGVPLTFAGKVNRLAIMVRGNLGAAMQGLVALPLLVGYDLDDPDPEKAGRIVSFDAAGGWNLEEEGYKSVGSGSIFANSSMKKLYSQVTDGDSALRVAVEALYDAADDDSATGGPDLVRGIYPTAVTIGADGAAEVPEPRIAELAREVIESRSRADTFGPDAERGDS; the protein is encoded by the coding sequence GTGACCTGGCCGTTTCGCGATCGCCTGGCCACCAACTCAGCACTCCCCGGAATCCCCGCTAATCCTGTAGACCTGTCCTCGTTCGCTGACTTCCTGCGTCGCCAGGCACCCGAGTTACTGCCGGTCGGGGGCGCCGGTAGCGCCGAACCCGCCGCCGGCAATCAGCTGCCCCATGGCACCACGATCGTCGCGCTGAAGTACCCGGGCGGGGTCGTCATCGCCGGGGACCGGCGCTCGACGCAGGGCAACATGATTGCGGGCCGCGACGTGCAGAAGGTGTACATCACCGACGACTACACCGCCACCGGCATCGCCGGCACCGCGGCCATTGCGGTCGAGTTCGCCCGGCTCTACGCGGTCGAACTCGAGCACTACGAAAAGCTGGAAGGCGTCCCGCTGACCTTCGCCGGCAAGGTCAACCGGCTGGCCATCATGGTGCGCGGCAACCTGGGCGCGGCCATGCAGGGCCTCGTGGCGCTGCCGCTGCTGGTGGGTTATGACCTCGACGATCCCGATCCGGAGAAAGCGGGCCGCATCGTGTCGTTCGACGCGGCCGGCGGCTGGAACCTCGAGGAGGAGGGCTACAAGTCCGTCGGCTCGGGGTCGATCTTCGCCAATTCGTCGATGAAGAAGCTGTATTCGCAGGTGACCGATGGCGATTCGGCGCTGCGGGTGGCCGTCGAGGCGCTCTACGACGCGGCCGACGACGACTCGGCCACCGGCGGCCCGGACCTGGTCCGCGGCATCTACCCGACCGCGGTCACCATCGGCGCCGACGGCGCGGCCGAGGTGCCGGAGCCGCGCATCGCCGAGCTGGCCCGCGAGGTCATCGAAAGCCGTTCTCGCGCAGACACTTTCGGTCCCGACGCCGAGCGGGGTGACTCGTGA
- the trmI gene encoding tRNA (adenine(58)-N(1))-methyltransferase TrmI, producing MSASGPFSVGDRVQLTDAKGRHYTMLLSPGGEFHTHRGAIAHDFVIGLPEGSVVKSTNGDPFLVLRPLLVDYVMSMPRGAQVVYPKDAAQIVHEGDIFPGARVLEAGAGSGALTCSLLRAVGSAGRVISYEVRADHAEHARRNVETFVGETPDNWRLVTADLADCDLPDGSIDRVVLDMLAPWDVLGAVSRVLIPGGVLMVYVATVTQLSKAVEALRDQQCWTEPRAWETLQRGWNVVGLAVRPQHNMRGHTAFLISARRLAPGTVTPTPLRRKRLAPEG from the coding sequence GTGTCCGCAAGCGGTCCGTTCAGCGTTGGTGATCGCGTTCAGCTGACCGACGCCAAGGGCCGGCACTACACGATGCTGCTGAGCCCGGGCGGCGAATTCCACACGCACCGCGGCGCGATCGCGCACGACTTCGTGATCGGGCTGCCCGAAGGCAGTGTCGTGAAATCCACCAACGGCGACCCGTTCCTGGTGCTGCGCCCGTTGCTGGTCGACTACGTGATGTCGATGCCCCGCGGCGCCCAGGTCGTCTATCCGAAGGACGCCGCGCAGATCGTGCACGAGGGCGACATCTTTCCCGGCGCGCGGGTGCTGGAGGCCGGCGCCGGGTCGGGCGCACTGACCTGTTCGCTGCTGCGCGCGGTCGGATCGGCGGGCCGGGTGATCTCCTACGAGGTGCGCGCCGACCACGCCGAGCACGCGCGCCGCAACGTGGAAACGTTCGTCGGCGAGACGCCGGACAACTGGCGGCTGGTCACTGCCGACCTCGCCGACTGCGACCTGCCCGACGGCTCGATCGACCGGGTGGTGCTCGACATGCTGGCGCCGTGGGACGTGCTCGGCGCCGTGTCGCGGGTATTGATCCCGGGCGGTGTGCTGATGGTCTACGTCGCCACCGTCACCCAGCTGTCGAAGGCGGTGGAGGCGCTGCGCGATCAGCAGTGCTGGACCGAGCCGCGAGCGTGGGAGACGCTGCAGCGCGGCTGGAACGTTGTCGGGCTGGCGGTGCGCCCGCAGCACAACATGCGCGGCCATACCGCCTTCCTGATTTCGGCGCGGCGGCTGGCGCCCGGCACTGTGACGCCGACTCCGTTGCGCCGCAAGCGTTTAGCGCCCGAAGGCTAG